Sequence from the Rhodococcus pseudokoreensis genome:
CATAGGAGGCGGGGTTCAAGTCCTGCGTCTCGACGATCCGAGTTGGATACTCGACCCCACACCCGGGCGACCGGGTCGGCGGTCTGACCGTGACCCTGGCGCGCACGTTCGCCGCCGCCTACCCCGGGCGCATCCACCCCCCACACCACGGACTGGGAGGCGATCGGTGCCGTCGCCGATCTATATCTGTGAATATTCAAAGGTGTCGGCCTGTGCGGAGATTGACGACCCACGTCACACTCGCCCGACTATTTCGTCTGTTGGAAAGTTGGATGGGTGAATGGGGTGAACAACCGGGACCGGTGTAGGGATGATCGAGCATGTCATGCGCAGGAACTGTCCCTCGGCTTCGGGATGGTGGTGCAGGAGATCGGCGGGGGTGTCGACGTCGACGAGGAGTTCCGGCGGATCGCGTCGGAGGTCGTCGGCACCCGGCCGGTCGGCGAGAATGACCGCGGACGGGTCGACGTGGTGCCGCTGTGGTGGCGGACGGGAGACGGGAACCTCGTCGGCGCCCTGCGCGGTGTGATGACCATTCTGCCGGCGGGACGGTTCCTCTGGCTGTTGACCCCGAAACGGGATCGGCCGGGGCACGTGCCACCAGGGGAGATCGACGAGGAGGCCGACCACATCGGTTTCCACGGGGTGACCGCTGCGGCGCCGGGTCGGGGTGCGCCTGACTGCCTGGCCGACATCCCCGCAGTGCCCGCCGCGCCGGCTCGGTG
This genomic interval carries:
- a CDS encoding DUF3052 family protein, encoding MNGVNNRDRCRDDRACHAQELSLGFGMVVQEIGGGVDVDEEFRRIASEVVGTRPVGENDRGRVDVVPLWWRTGDGNLVGALRGVMTILPAGRFLWLLTPKRDRPGHVPPGEIDEEADHIGFHGVTAAAPGRGAPDCLADIPAVPAAPARWPAPAGAAPPTAPHPGRRAG